The window GCTGGGCGAAGATGTTGCCCTTGACCGCCTCGTCCTCCACGACCGCCTCGATGACGAGCTGCCGGTCGGACAGACCGGCGAGGTCGGTGGTGAACGTGAAGCGGGCCAGCGTGGCGTCGCGGTCGGACTCGGAGAGCTTGCCTCTGCTGGCCGCGCGCTCCAGCGACCCGGTGATGCGGCCACGTCCGGCGTTGAGCAGCTCGTCAGTGGGCTCGAAGACCACGACATCGGCCCCGGCCTTGGCGGCTACCTCGGCGATGCCAGAGCCCATCTGCCCTGCACCGACCACACCTACTCGTTGAATGCTCACGCTGACACTTTCTACTCCCCCGGCGAGCAGACGCAAAAATCCCCGACACGCCGAGACGTTGGGGACCTTTGCGTCTGCTCGCGCAGAGATCTAGTGGAACTGACCCTCTTCGGTCGAGCCCGCCAGCGCGGTGGTCGAGCTGGTTGGGTCCACGGTCGTGGCGATCCGGTCGAAGTAGCCGGCGCCGACCTCGCGCTGGTGCTTGGTCGCGGTGTAGCCACGCTCCTCGGCGGCGAACTCGCGCTCCTGCAGCTCGACGTAGGCGGCCATCTGGTTGCGGGCGTAGCCGTAGGCCAGATCGAACATCGAGTAGTTGAGCGCGTGGAAGCCGGCCAGCGTGATGAACTGGAACTTGAAGCCCATCGCGCCGAGCTCCTTCTGGAAGCGGGCGATGGTCGAGTCGTCCAGGTGCTTGCGCCAGTTGAACGACGGCGAGCAGTTGTAGGCCAGCATCTGGTCGGGGAACTCGGACTTGACGCCCTCGGCGAAGCGGCGAGCCAGGTCGAGATCCGGGGTGCCGGTCTCCATCCAGATCAGGTCGGAGTACGGCGCGTAGGACTTGGCGCGGGCGATGCACGGCTCCAGGCCGTTCTTGACGCGGTAGAAGCCCTCGGCGGTGCGCTCACCGGTGATGAACGGGCGGTCGCGCTCATCGACATCGGAGGTGATCAGGGTGGCGGCCTCGGCGTCGGTACGGGCGATGACGACGGTGGGGACGTCGGCGACGTCGGCCGCCAGGCGAGCCGAGGTGAGGGTCCGGATGTGCTGCTGAGTCGGGATCAGCACCTTGCCGCCCAGGTGGCCGCACTTCTTCTCCGAAGCCAGCTGGTCCTCCCAGTGCGAGCCGGCGACACCGGCGGCGATCATGGCCTTCTGCAGCTCGTAGACGTTGAGCGCGCCACCGAAACCGGCCTCGCCGTCGGCGACGATCGGGGCCAGCCAGTTCTCCACCGAGGTGTCGCCCTCGACCATGGCGATCTCGTCGGCGCGCAGCAGCGCGTTGTTGATGCGGCGCACGACCTGCGGCACCGAGTTGGCCGGGTAGAGGCTCTGGTCGGGGTAGGTGTGGCCGGACAGGTTCGCGTCGCCGGCGACCTGCCAACCCGACAGGTAGATGGCCTTCAGGCCGGCGCGGACCTGCTGGACGGCCATGTTGCCGGTCAGCGCGCCCAGGGCGTTGACGAACTCCATGTCGTGCAGCTGGTTCCACAGGACCTCCGCACCGCGACGGGCCAGGGTGGCCTCCTCGACGACGGAGCCCTGCAGCGCGACGACGTCGGCCGGGGTGTAGGTACGGGTGACACCCTTCCAGCGGGGATTGGTGTCCCAGTCGCGCTGGATCTCTTCTGCGGTCTTCGGCTTGCCGACGTTGGACATTGCCTGCTCCTTAACTTGTCTTCGACGCTACTTTGACGACAAGTGGCTTGTTAACGTCAACGCAGCTTCAGCGGTGTGCTGACTTGAGCATGCCTCGCACCATCAGTGCAGTTCAAGGCGCTGCGCATGCCAATTTTCGCCAACCGAACCCCGATGATCTGCAAAGTTTGCGAAGGCGGTTAATAGCTGAACCGGTTCAGAAGTTACCGCCCGACAACGGCTTTTCGCAGGTCAGTACGCTCGTACTGCTAAACGGTTCGGTTCAGAGCGGGAAGATCGATGCGACGGCCTTGACCTCGTCGCCGACGACATATGTGAGCGTTCTAACAGGGCGGTCCGACAGCTCTTCACCGAACTTGTCGGTCGACCCGGGCCGGTACACGTGCAACAGGATCTCCAGCTTGTCGCCGAAGGCGACGGGCGCATCGTGCTCGATGGTCACCCGCAGCGGCGCTTCCAACAACTCCGGGAAGGGCGCGAGGAACTCCTCGACCACCTTCCAGTACACGGAGTTGTTGACGTGGTCGAACAGGTCGATGTCACTGACCCGGATCGGGAAGTCGCGGATCTCGTCGGCGCTTTCGCGCGCCCCGGCGGTCAGGTAGGACTTCCAGCGCAGCCGGTTGACGTCCGTGGTGCGCTGCAGGTCCGCCATGAAGTCGTCGGCGATGCGGGCCGGCCCCTGCGTCTCACGATTGATGTTGATCCAGAACGCCTCGGACTCGATCAGGCCGCCCGCGCGGCCGTCGATGCGAACCCGCATCTCGCACCAGCGGTTCGACGTTCCCGAACACCAGCGGCGCAGCCGCAGCATGTCCTGGAACTCGATCGGACGGATCAGGTCGACCATCGTGCGCCGGACAATCCACAACGGGTGGGTCTCCTCATGACCCATTTCGCGGAGCTGGTCCTGGCCGATGTCCTGGATATGGCGGCAGGCTGCGTCCAGACGCAGCCGCCCGACGCGGTCGATGTCACCGACCCGCAGCGGCCATTCCCGGTCGAACACGTCGGGGTTCGGATCCGGTACAGGCATCAGCACCTTCGCCAGGCCGGTCGCCGTCGGCTTATCGCTGGTCGTCATGATTTCCTCTTCCGGTCCTCCCCCAGCGCGATCATGCCAAAGGCCCTGGGGAATGCCAACCGGCCGGCTATGCCAACGATGCGAAGCCGCAATTCGCAACCCTCGGTAGC is drawn from Candidatus Mycolicibacterium alkanivorans and contains these coding sequences:
- the aceA gene encoding isocitrate lyase, coding for MSNVGKPKTAEEIQRDWDTNPRWKGVTRTYTPADVVALQGSVVEEATLARRGAEVLWNQLHDMEFVNALGALTGNMAVQQVRAGLKAIYLSGWQVAGDANLSGHTYPDQSLYPANSVPQVVRRINNALLRADEIAMVEGDTSVENWLAPIVADGEAGFGGALNVYELQKAMIAAGVAGSHWEDQLASEKKCGHLGGKVLIPTQQHIRTLTSARLAADVADVPTVVIARTDAEAATLITSDVDERDRPFITGERTAEGFYRVKNGLEPCIARAKSYAPYSDLIWMETGTPDLDLARRFAEGVKSEFPDQMLAYNCSPSFNWRKHLDDSTIARFQKELGAMGFKFQFITLAGFHALNYSMFDLAYGYARNQMAAYVELQEREFAAEERGYTATKHQREVGAGYFDRIATTVDPTSSTTALAGSTEEGQFH
- a CDS encoding acyl-[acyl-carrier-protein] thioesterase, which produces MTTSDKPTATGLAKVLMPVPDPNPDVFDREWPLRVGDIDRVGRLRLDAACRHIQDIGQDQLREMGHEETHPLWIVRRTMVDLIRPIEFQDMLRLRRWCSGTSNRWCEMRVRIDGRAGGLIESEAFWININRETQGPARIADDFMADLQRTTDVNRLRWKSYLTAGARESADEIRDFPIRVSDIDLFDHVNNSVYWKVVEEFLAPFPELLEAPLRVTIEHDAPVAFGDKLEILLHVYRPGSTDKFGEELSDRPVRTLTYVVGDEVKAVASIFPL